CCGGCATTATCGGCGGGATCGTCGTTGGCCTGCTCGCGGGATCGCCGCTGCAGGTCAGCGGCCCCGCAGCGGGCCTTGCGGTCATCGTTTTCGAGATTGTCCAGCGTCACGGTCTCGCGGCGCTGGGACCGATCCTCGTCGTTGCTGGCCTTATTCAGTTTCTGGCCGGCGTGATGAAACTAGGCGGCTGGTTCCGCGCCATCTCGCCCGCCGTCGTCCATGGGATGCTGGCCGGCATCGGCGTGCTGATCGTCGTTGGGCAGTTCCACGTGCTGTTCGATGCCCAGCCGCTTGCCAGCGGGCTCGAAAACCTGCTGGCGATCCCCGGGCGCGTGCTGGGGCTCGACGGACCGGCCGTTCCGGCGCTGTTTATCGGCATGGTCGCAATCGGCTGTACCCTCTTGTGGGACAAGATGCGCCCCGCCGCGCTTCGCCTGCTGCCCGGCGCATTGATCGGCGTCGTTCTTGCCACGCTGATCGCTTCGTTCGCGGGGCTCGACGTAGCACGCGTTAATGTACCCGAATCGATCACCGCGGCGATTACGCCGCCGACGATGGAGGGACTCAGCGCGATGCTGACCCCGACATTGATGGTGACGGCGATCGCGATCGCGTTCATCGCCAGCGCTGAAACATTGCTTTCGGCTGCGGCGGTCGACCGGATGCACGACGGCGTGCGTACCGACTATAACAAGGAATTGCGTGCGCAGGGCGTGGGCAACCTCCTTTGCGGTGCTGCCGGAGCATTGCCGATGACCGGCGTGATCGTCCGCAGTTCGGCGAACGTTCAGGCGGGGGCCGTGACGCGTATGTCAGCGGTGCTGCACGGGATCTGGATTCTTGCACTGGTCGCGGCGATGCCGTGGCTGCTGCGCCAGATTCCGATGGCCGCGCTCGGCGGGATCCTTGTCGTCACCGGCTGGAAACTAGTCAGTCTGCGGCATGTACGTCACCTCCTGAAATCGCACGGCCCGCTGCCGGCGGTGATATGGGCGGCAACGCTCGTCATGGTGGTCGCGACCGACCTTTTGACCGGCGTCCTTGTCGGTCTGGCGCTGTCGCTCATCGAGATCGTCCCCAATATGCGGCGGTTGAAACTCGACGTCGATCAGACGGAACATGACCATGGTCACGAACTCCGGCTCGCCGGCGTTGCGAGTTTCGTCTCGTTGCCCAAACTATCCTCGGCGCTCGACGCGCTGCCGGTCGATCAGCGCGTTCGCATGAACCTCGCAGGCCTTCGGTCGGTCGATCATAGCTGTGCGGAACTGATTTCCGAATGGTGGCAGCGTCGCCGATCAAGGGGAGGCGAGGTCGAGATTCACGGTGCACAGGGGCGCCTTGCTACCTTGCTCGCGCACTGAAGATAGTCCGGGCCATCGCGCTGACCGGTATCGGGAAGGCCAAGTCTGCGGCTGCGGGCTTGGCCTTTTCTCGGCCGCGCCTCGAAGTCTGTCGCAGCGGACTGAAATCGCCGCCCCAAACCCGCGGTTCACGCTCCTTGTGGCACGAGAACCCCTTTCCAAGCGCAGCCATGGCACAACGGCACTTTTGCCATGATTCCAATTGGCTCGTTAGCGGCCTGTCCATCCATTATGCGGCCCGCTTCCCGCACGCTTAAGATCGCCTGCTAAAAAATCGGTGATCGTCGGTAAGCGACGAGATGTCGTCGTCGAGGGTGCTATTTGTCCCACGTGGTGGATGCTCCTCGACCGCTCCGGCAATGAAGGCGCGCGATCATCCGGTCGAACTCATAAGCGAAGTCGACTTGGGCCTCGACCGCACGAAATCTTTGCTTCAGGTCCGCGATCCTCAGAAGCGAAGCCGAATTCGCTTCGCGGTCGCGCCCATCGAGATCGGCGCGATAGGCCATCTCGATGACGAACAGGCGGACAAATTCGGCAAGAGCCGGCAGCCTCATCTCACGAAACCCGGCCCGAGCCGCGCCCCAGTTCAGGACCTTCGCGTCGGGTGGCACCGCGATCCTGCGATCTCCGGTCATGAAGCTAACCACGACCGCCGTGTTCCAGATCAGGATGTCGGCATTGCTCATCCTGTCCGCGCCGCCCGCAGATATCCTCTGTGCGATGTCGCGTAGCGCCGCCTCCGCTGTGCCGGAACGGCCAGGGTCGGCGGTTGCCGGCGCCGGGGTGCGAGCGAGAGGTTGCGCAAATCTGCGCGCAAGCAACGCTAGCAGCATAGAGGCAGCGTTGGCACGAGCATGCCGGGAAGGACGGGTGCGGCGTGGGCGCTGCGCCGCACCAGCGCGTTGCTTCGCGCTAGCCGGGCTTGTTGCGATGCGTCCTGCCGGTCCGCGACGGTGACGCCGCGATAGGAGGTCTCCCCGCAAAGGAAAGCCTCGCGCGCGCCATTCGCCTCGATCGGTGCGGCGGCGGGCAGAAGCTGCCAGGGCAGCGCGTCCGCGACGTCGCCGCCCATGAGCCGCGTGATGAGCGGCACGAGGAAGAGGCGCGCGATCGTCAGGGCTGCGGCGGGATTTCCAGGCAGTCCAATGATGTGGGCCGCTCCGGCCCTTCCGTACCACACCGGCTTTCCGGGCTTTATGTCGACATCGGCAAATGCAATTTCGAAGCCGAGCGGAGCGAAGGCGGCGCGGCCAAAGTCGCGATCGCCGCGCGATGCGCCGCCGAGGACGACGATGATATCGGATGCCGTGTCATGTTTTGCGCGCGCGATAGCC
This sequence is a window from Sphingopyxis sp. USTB-05. Protein-coding genes within it:
- a CDS encoding SulP family inorganic anion transporter, which encodes MTASPLPSNWMARDLTASVVVFLVAMPLCMGIAIASGVPPEKGLITGIIGGIVVGLLAGSPLQVSGPAAGLAVIVFEIVQRHGLAALGPILVVAGLIQFLAGVMKLGGWFRAISPAVVHGMLAGIGVLIVVGQFHVLFDAQPLASGLENLLAIPGRVLGLDGPAVPALFIGMVAIGCTLLWDKMRPAALRLLPGALIGVVLATLIASFAGLDVARVNVPESITAAITPPTMEGLSAMLTPTLMVTAIAIAFIASAETLLSAAAVDRMHDGVRTDYNKELRAQGVGNLLCGAAGALPMTGVIVRSSANVQAGAVTRMSAVLHGIWILALVAAMPWLLRQIPMAALGGILVVTGWKLVSLRHVRHLLKSHGPLPAVIWAATLVMVVATDLLTGVLVGLALSLIEIVPNMRRLKLDVDQTEHDHGHELRLAGVASFVSLPKLSSALDALPVDQRVRMNLAGLRSVDHSCAELISEWWQRRRSRGGEVEIHGAQGRLATLLAH